DNA sequence from the Excalfactoria chinensis isolate bCotChi1 chromosome 2, bCotChi1.hap2, whole genome shotgun sequence genome:
GGCCGGGCACCGGCGTGGCCCCATTCCGCAGCTTCTGGCAGCAGcgcctgcagcacctgcaggcaGGAGGTGGGGACACCACGTGGGGACATGGGGCATCATGTATGGGGACATGGGGTGTCGTGTATGGGGACATGGGGCGTCATGTATGGGGACATGGGGCGTCATGTATGGGGACATGGGGTGTCGTGTATGGGGACATGGGGTGTCATGTATGGGGACATCATGCAGAGGGATGCTGTGTGGGGATGCTGCACATGGGGACATGTGGCATCACATGTGGGGACATGGGGTCACCCTGTGTGGAGGGACAGTGAGCATGGGGACACCAGGCATCCCATATGGCACAGGGACACCTCCACAGGGACACGTGGGGATGTGGTGtggggggtgatggggatgtggggatgtggggatgtggggatggggctggggacaTGGAAGGGGCGGTCGGGGATGTGGGGATGCAGTGCGGAGGGCAGAGGTGGCAACATGAGGGCAGAGTGTtggggtgggggctgtggggcggTGGTCCCGACGCAGTGTCCCCGCAGGCGGCCCACTGGGCAGTATGGTGCTGGTGTTTGGGTGCCGATCCTCCGTGCTGGACCACATCTACCAGCGGGAGATGGAGGAGGCGCGGGAGCAGGGAGCGCTCAGCCGCGTCCTCACCGCGTTCTCCCGCGAGCCGGGAACCCCAAAGGTGggggaatggggatgggatgggatgggatgggatgggatgggatgggatgggatgggatgggatgggatgggatgggatgggatgggatgggatgggatgggatgggatgggatggggtggggtggggatgggagtgggaaggggtgggggtggggatggggatgggaaaggaGACACAGATGAGGGACAAATGGAGATGGGGAGCAGAGTGGAGCATGCGGTGACAGACATGGGGCAGGGGACAGGAGGTGCATGCCTGGGATCAAATGTGGGATGGGGACACTGAGGGGAAAGGGGTGGGAATGAGAGTGGGGCCGAGGGCGGGGGTTTGGAGACATGGACAGGGGAGGAgatgggggcaggaggggggcagggggaggcCAGGAGGGTCTCACCCCCCCCCCAGACCTACGTGCAGGACGTGCTGCGGACACAGCTGGCAGAGGAGGTGCACCGCGTGCTGTGCGAGTGCGGGGGGCACATGTACGTGTGCGGGGACGTGACCATGGCCACCGAGGTGCTGCAGACGGTGCAGCACATCCTGGTGCAGCAGGGAGGAATGAGCATGGGGCAGGCGGGGGACTTCATCAGCGAGCTGCGGGTACGGGCACGGGGATGGGGCGGGGATGGGGTGGGGCTGATGTGGGCACAGCATGGGGATGGCAGCGGGATGGCAACGGGTTGGATGGCACCGGGATGGATGGCAGCGGGATGGATGGCAGCGGGATGGATGGCAGCGGGATGGCGCCCTGCCCACACGGTGCCGGCTCACCGCAGGACAAGAACCGGTACCACGAGGACATCTTCGGGCTGACGTTCCGCACGCAGGAGGTGGCGTTCCGCATCCGCAGCCAATCCTTCTCCAAGCAGGAGCGCCCAGCGCCGGGCCCGGCCCCCTGACACGCACCGCCCCGCGCTGTGGGCTGCGACCGCCCCGTAAAGCTTTAGTTTTGATAAGCCCGGCCTGGCGTCCTGCGTCACGGTGGGGCGGGATGTGGGGCGGGATATGGGGCGGGATGTGGGGTGGCACCTCGCCACGAGCCCTCGGCGTCGGATGGCCAGAACGGTACGGCCATATCCACAGCAGTGTCCCCAGCATTGCCAACCACAACACCCAGCACCGTCCCCAGTGTCCCCACGGCCCGCAGCCCCATCGCAGCGCTCAGCACGGCACAACACTCTGTAAACCTTTATTTGCCCCCCCcgggctgctcagggcccagCACCGCCCCCACCGTGACCACGGCAGGCGGGGGGACCCTGACCCACGTGGGCTCAGACCTGCACCCCGCGGTGCCCCCCATATCAATGTAGCACCTGGGGGGGGCGGGAGCACCCAGCAGGACCACGGCCCCACACTGCGCGGGGATGCGGCTGGACGGGGGTCCCCATGGGCGTAGACCACCAGACGATCCTCCGGCGGGCACCGACATTCCGGAGCTGGGGCTGCGCTCCCCAGAGCCGCGTGCAGCACGGCTACCTCGTCGtctgctcttcctcctcatcctcctcatcctcatcctcctcGGCCCAACCACCCAGCGGCATCTCCCGGAGCTCGTGCTGCGAGGCGCGGGCGGCCGAGCCTGGAGCGGGGCAGGTCAGCGCCCCACGGCCACGTGTGGGTCTGGGAGCCCCCACCGCCCCCCAGCGGCACTCACCTGTGCTCACCGAGGGCCTCTTGGGAGCCCCTGCcggcacccacagccccacggggctctgctgctgctgcaggtggagCTGGGGGGAGAGGGTCAGAGTCCCACCGCTGCCCCACAGCCCGGCCGCACCGTGGGGCGTGATGGGGGGGATGGGGCCGTGGGGCCGGGCAGCCTGCACTGCTCACCTCGTGGATGTAGATGGCGTGCAGGCTCATCTCGGCTGAGGCCACCTCGGCCAGCACTGCTGAGCGGCTCAGGCTGAGCAGGTGAGACTCACTGAGCACCGGGCTGCGGGGCAGCACCGCTCCACTATGGGGTAAGAACCCGGCCCAGTGAGAACCCCACTGCCCCAACCTCACATCACCCAAAATGCCACCAGcccccaccacatcccatccccatccttattgcatcccatcccatcccattctatccccatccccatccccatccttatTCCATTctatcccatccccatccccatcccatcccatcccatctcatcccttcccatcccatcccatcccatcccattccatcccatcccatccccatccccatccccatccccatcccatcccatcccatcccttcccatcccatcccatcccattccatcccatcccatcccatccccatccccatccccatccccatccctatcccattctatcccatcccatcccatcccatccccatccccatcccatcccatcccatccccatccccatcccatcccatcccatccccatccccatccccatccctatcccattctatcccatccccatccccatcccatcccatccccatccccatccccatcccattctatcccatccccatccttattccatcccatcccatcccattccatctcCGTCCCATCCCACCGCtacccccatcccatcccactctCACATCACCTCTCCTCGGGCAGTGGGCGCTCAGGGCTCTCTGAAGGGCCGCGTCCCCTCCTTGGCAGTGGCGATGACAGGGACAGCAGGACGCTGGCAGCGGTGCTGGccgtgctgcagggctgagtgAAGCGCCGGTCCCGGGGCAGCAGAGCACTGGCCGCCAGCAGGGGGTGGGCCAGGACACTGGAGAGCAGGGCGTCCGGCTGCGGGGACCGTGACAGTGTGACATGGCACCCGGCGACATCATGGCACCTGGTTACACCGCGGCACCCAGCGTCCCAGCGGCATCCAAAGTCCCTATGGCACTAAATGGCTTCGCAGCACCAAATGGTCCCACAGTACCCTGTGTCCACACGGCATCCAGCGTCCCTATGGCCACCAGTGTCCCCACAGCACCAAATAGCCCCACAGCACCAATTGTCCCCACAGCACCAAATAGCCCCACAGCACCGATTGGCCCCAAAACACCAAATAGCCCCACAACACCGATTGGCCCCACGGCTCCCGATGTCCCCACAGCACGCAGTGACCCCACAGCCCCGCATGTCCCCACGACACCCAACGTCCCCCCGCGCCCTCACCGCAGCGCATCCATCTCCAAGCAGGGAGGCGCGCAGTGCGCCCTCGGCCGGGCCGTGCGGGGCCGCATCCCGCTGCAGCCGCTCCTTGACGTGGCTGAGGAACACCCCGCTGTGCGGCGGCGGCTGCCAGCGCGGGTTGGAGATGGCGAAGTGCATCAGCGACAGCTCCGTCTTGCCGTTCTCCGCCCGCTGGTACACGGACGCCTCCGTCTGCCCCTCCGACAGCCACTGCGGGTGGGCGGCGGGTGAGAGCGGGTCGGAACGCGgccgtgcccccccccccccaaccccgcATCCAACCCGGCCGGTCACCTGCGGGTTCCCGTGGCGGCGCACGTCCAGCTGCGCGAAGGAGCAGACGTCCCCCACGCCCGTCACCTCCACCGTGAAGTTACGGAAGAAGTCGACGATGTCGAGAGCGCGGGGGGGCAGCGCGAAGATGAGGATGAGCGGCGTGaggatggggctgagcagctCCTCCGCGATGAACACCTGCGGGCGGGGCGCTCAGGGGGCGGCGGGGCTCCGGGCAGCACCGCGCCGTCCCGCACTCACCGCTTTGTATTGGAACAGCTGCGCCATCTCGTTGCGCGTCTCCGCCGCGCTGGCCCCTCCCTGCCAGTGCTGGGGCATGTAGTGCGTGTGCGCCAGGACGCGCTGCAACAGCTGCTCCGGGCACTGCACTGAGTGCTCGTCGGGGATGAAGGACCTGCAGGGGGGACACGGCACTGCACAGCGTGCTACAGCGTGGCACGGCACGGCACTGCACAGCATGGCACGGCATGGCATGGCACTGCACAGCCTGGTACAGCGTGCTACAGCATGGCACGGTGCGGCACAGCGCAGTCTGGCACAGCACAACAGTGTGCTGCAGCATGGCACAACATGGCACTGAATGGCACAGCAcggcatggcatggcatggcacaggaCAGCACAGCAAGGCACAGCACACAGCGTGGTGTGGCACAGCACATCACATCACAACACAGCATGGCACTGCACAgagtggcacagcacagcacggtGTGGTGCAGTAGTGtgtggcacagcatggcacagtgaGACACGGCACTGCACAGCGGGACAGGGCGTGGCACAGCGTGACAAagcacggcacagcacagcacagtgggGTGTAACGTGGCATGTCATGGCACAACGTGGCATGTCATGGCACAGCATGGAGCAGCATGGTGCaacatggcacagcatggcatgtCATGGCATAGCATGGAACAGCATGGCACTGCATGGCACACCATGGCATGGCATGTCCCAACATGACATAGCATGACACAGCATGGCAGTGCATGGCCCAACATGGCAATgaatggcacagcatggcactgcatagcactgcatggcatggcatggcccAACATGACATTGCATGGCAGTGCATGGCCCaacatggcacagcatggcagtGCATGGCCCAACACGGCGCAGTGTGGCACAGCGTGGCAGAGCACGGCGCCGTGCGGTGCACCCACCTGGCAACGgtgagcagcagccccagcagcgtGATGGCAGTGAGGATGTGCTGCACCGTCAGCACGTCCTCATCGTACACGGTGAGCGCGATGAGCACGGCCAGCACGGAGCCGGCGAAGAAGGCGACGTGACGCGCCAGCACGGCCAGCACGGGGCTGGCGAAGGAGTTCATGTAGCGCGTTGCCGGCCGGTGCCCGCGGCCCAGCCGCGCCGTCAGCTCGTGCTGCAGCTCGTTGAAGTGGCGCAGGTAGAGCCGGCCGTACAGCGACCAGCGCCGCGTGCCCAGGACGCCCGGCCGCCGCCGCAGCACCTCGGCGTAGCTGAAGAAGGCGTAGAGCAGCTGCCAGACCAAGACCAGCGGGCACAGCAGCAGGTTGGCGGCTCCCAGCAGCGTCGCGCTCCGGGCCAAGCGCCGCGCCAGCGCCAGCCGCTCTCCTGCCCGCTTGTACCGCGGCCGAAGGCTCCACGAGTTGAGGAAGAGCGCGCCGGGACCGcggaagagcagcagctccaggttGTAGAGCAGACCCCGCGTCAGGAACACGGCGGGGCCCAGCAGAGGCAGGCGGAAGCGCACGGGCAGCAGCGACTTGTTGACCATGGCCACGGTGTAGTTGCTGAAGCGCAGGATGCGGTGGTGGATGTCCAGCTCCGTCAGCTCCCGTTTGTGCACGCAGAGCTGCTGCTCGCGCTGCAGGGCGATGAGCCGCGCCTGCACCTCCTGCCAGCTGTAGTTGCGCAGCTCGCCCTGCGCCGAGCACACGCGGGGAGGGTGGCTGAGAGCTCCTCGGCACCGACACGGCACCGGTGACCCCACGGTGGCGCTGCCACCCGCGTGGCACGGGCACCACCGCGGCACCGCCACCCCCACGGCACCACAGTCCCGGCATCAGCCCGGGAACTGCCGCGGCACCGGCACCGCAGCGACGGAACCCACGTCCCCGCATCGGCACCGGCACCCGGTGACACCGGCGGGGCCGTGGCACCGGCACCACCGCTGTGCCAATAATGGCATCCCCGCGGCACCGGCACCAGCCCCACGGCTCCGCTGTCCCCACATCAGCGCGTCATCCCCGCGGCACCGACACCCTCCCGGCTCCGGCAGCGCCGCGATGGAACCGACATCCCGGCACCGGCACTGGCGTCCCaccgcccccccctccccccctccccgctcACCGCGGGGATGCGCAGCGCCTCCCCGTAGAAGCGGCGGATGTCCCAGTAGGCGAACAGTCCGCGCAGCACCTTCAGCAGGCGGCACAGCCAGAACAACGCCGCCATGGCCAGCAGGAAGACGAGCCAACCGCTGGCCGCGATCCTGCAGGGGGAGGCACGGCTTATGGGGGGGTCCCATCCCCGGGCCCCCCCTTCCcgccccccacagccccccatTCACCTCCGTGCGCACTGGGGTGCGGGCAGCACCGCGTCGGGCAGCG
Encoded proteins:
- the ATG9B gene encoding autophagy-related protein 9B isoform X2; this translates as MSEAEYHRLEDPEEESPPGEEELLLHVTEGRQGSWHHIKNLDDFFTKIYHFHQKNGFACMLLSDLFELGQFVFVVAFSAFLLCCVRYDVLFADRPLNRSHVPPERSKVTLPDAVLPAPQCARRIAASGWLVFLLAMAALFWLCRLLKVLRGLFAYWDIRRFYGEALRIPAGELRNYSWQEVQARLIALQREQQLCVHKRELTELDIHHRILRFSNYTVAMVNKSLLPVRFRLPLLGPAVFLTRGLLYNLELLLFRGPGALFLNSWSLRPRYKRAGERLALARRLARSATLLGAANLLLCPLVLVWQLLYAFFSYAEVLRRRPGVLGTRRWSLYGRLYLRHFNELQHELTARLGRGHRPATRYMNSFASPVLAVLARHVAFFAGSVLAVLIALTVYDEDVLTVQHILTAITLLGLLLTVARSFIPDEHSVQCPEQLLQRVLAHTHYMPQHWQGGASAAETRNEMAQLFQYKAVFIAEELLSPILTPLILIFALPPRALDIVDFFRNFTVEVTGVGDVCSFAQLDVRRHGNPQWLSEGQTEASVYQRAENGKTELSLMHFAISNPRWQPPPHSGVFLSHVKERLQRDAAPHGPAEGALRASLLGDGCAAPDALLSSVLAHPLLAASALLPRDRRFTQPCSTASTAASVLLSLSSPLPRRGRGPSESPERPLPEESGAVLPRSPVLSESHLLSLSRSAVLAEVASAEMSLHAIYIHELHLQQQQSPVGLWVPAGAPKRPSVSTGSAARASQHELREMPLGGWAEEDEDEEDEEEEQTTR
- the ATG9B gene encoding autophagy-related protein 9B isoform X1; translated protein: MSRPLHAAAAGLWVRRRAGTDCVALPGADPAGHCGLTAHGIPMRGTRAARCGLPGISCGVTAHPHGVGRGRGFRASPQAVPTTGVSSRGSRVVPPPVGAMSEAEYHRLEDPEEESPPGEEELLLHVTEGRQGSWHHIKNLDDFFTKIYHFHQKNGFACMLLSDLFELGQFVFVVAFSAFLLCCVRYDVLFADRPLNRSHVPPERSKVTLPDAVLPAPQCARRIAASGWLVFLLAMAALFWLCRLLKVLRGLFAYWDIRRFYGEALRIPAGELRNYSWQEVQARLIALQREQQLCVHKRELTELDIHHRILRFSNYTVAMVNKSLLPVRFRLPLLGPAVFLTRGLLYNLELLLFRGPGALFLNSWSLRPRYKRAGERLALARRLARSATLLGAANLLLCPLVLVWQLLYAFFSYAEVLRRRPGVLGTRRWSLYGRLYLRHFNELQHELTARLGRGHRPATRYMNSFASPVLAVLARHVAFFAGSVLAVLIALTVYDEDVLTVQHILTAITLLGLLLTVARSFIPDEHSVQCPEQLLQRVLAHTHYMPQHWQGGASAAETRNEMAQLFQYKAVFIAEELLSPILTPLILIFALPPRALDIVDFFRNFTVEVTGVGDVCSFAQLDVRRHGNPQWLSEGQTEASVYQRAENGKTELSLMHFAISNPRWQPPPHSGVFLSHVKERLQRDAAPHGPAEGALRASLLGDGCAAPDALLSSVLAHPLLAASALLPRDRRFTQPCSTASTAASVLLSLSSPLPRRGRGPSESPERPLPEESGAVLPRSPVLSESHLLSLSRSAVLAEVASAEMSLHAIYIHELHLQQQQSPVGLWVPAGAPKRPSVSTGSAARASQHELREMPLGGWAEEDEDEEDEEEEQTTR